The following coding sequences lie in one Brevibacterium marinum genomic window:
- the chrA gene encoding chromate efflux transporter: MSEAMADVGNQRRHPGTIGEVFWTFLRLGVTSFGGPVAHLGFFRETFVARRKWLSDGAYADLVALCQFLPGPASSQVGMAIGLQRAGIGGLLAAWFAFTMPSAIVLVVIAFGIASFGDGADMGWLYGVKSAAVAVVAQAVLGMAKNLTPDAKRATIGGAAMIIILLVPNPLVQVLAIVAGGVIGLLWLRAEAVVDGDSGVDNAGEGAGDGSVSNGEAARQGFGTGLSRGVGIAALTVFLLLLVGLPVAAAATVDAGLRLVDVFYRAGALVFGGGHVVLPLLDTETVATGLVGHDTFLAGYGAAQAVPGPLFTFAAFLGASTTSGPTGLIGAGIALAAIFLPAALLVIGALPFWERLRRAQAVRRALMGINAAVVGILAAALYDPVFTQGITSAATLALAVGVFIAQVKWKLPAWAAVIAAGLIGFAFL; this comes from the coding sequence ATGAGCGAAGCGATGGCAGACGTGGGGAACCAGCGCAGGCATCCCGGCACGATCGGGGAAGTGTTCTGGACGTTCCTGCGCCTCGGCGTGACCTCGTTCGGCGGGCCGGTCGCGCATCTCGGATTCTTCCGTGAGACCTTCGTCGCCCGCCGGAAGTGGCTCTCCGACGGGGCCTATGCGGATCTGGTCGCACTGTGCCAATTCCTGCCAGGACCTGCCTCCAGCCAGGTGGGCATGGCGATCGGTCTGCAGCGGGCGGGCATCGGCGGGCTGCTGGCGGCTTGGTTCGCCTTCACCATGCCCTCGGCCATCGTGCTGGTCGTCATCGCCTTCGGCATCGCCTCATTCGGGGATGGTGCGGACATGGGGTGGCTGTACGGGGTGAAATCGGCCGCGGTCGCCGTGGTCGCTCAGGCGGTGCTCGGGATGGCGAAGAACCTCACACCGGATGCCAAACGCGCCACCATAGGCGGGGCCGCGATGATCATCATCCTGCTCGTCCCGAACCCGCTCGTGCAGGTTCTCGCGATCGTGGCCGGTGGGGTCATCGGGTTGCTCTGGCTGCGCGCCGAGGCCGTAGTCGACGGTGACTCCGGTGTCGACAATGCCGGTGAAGGTGCTGGTGACGGTTCGGTCAGCAACGGTGAAGCTGCGCGGCAGGGCTTTGGGACGGGTCTGTCCCGCGGGGTCGGCATCGCCGCCCTGACTGTCTTCCTCCTGCTGCTGGTGGGGCTGCCTGTTGCAGCAGCGGCGACCGTGGATGCGGGCCTGCGTCTGGTCGATGTGTTCTACCGTGCAGGTGCGCTCGTCTTCGGCGGCGGTCACGTCGTGCTTCCTCTGCTCGACACGGAGACGGTCGCGACCGGGCTCGTCGGGCACGACACTTTTCTCGCCGGGTACGGCGCTGCCCAGGCGGTTCCGGGGCCGCTGTTCACCTTCGCCGCTTTCCTCGGAGCCTCCACGACATCGGGCCCGACGGGACTGATCGGCGCCGGTATCGCCTTGGCGGCGATCTTCCTGCCGGCGGCTCTGCTGGTCATCGGCGCCCTGCCGTTCTGGGAGCGTCTTCGTCGCGCACAGGCTGTGCGGCGGGCACTGATGGGAATCAATGCTGCCGTGGTGGGCATCCTCGCGGCCGCACTCTATGACCCGGTATTCACACAGGGCATCACCTCGGCGGCCACCCTCGCCCTTGCCGTAGGAGTCTTCATCGCCCAGGTGAAGTGGAAGCTGCCCGCCTGGGCCGCCGTCATCGCCGCCGGACTGATCGGATTCGCGTTCCTCTGA
- a CDS encoding serine hydrolase domain-containing protein: MADGNTTRPSSTEATSEAAVEPPAESPPLPRAGDLTSASEDSIVDPSEAILEHIDLDSWKWPKYFAFSLTRMEEIFPTGGIPRGIGPVRDLVTEENDFRPLTIDREKWSGADESWSTVGDVLADTFTDAWLVSRNGVALAEEYAWPMKPARQHMLFSISKSIVSAVIGALTDAGHLSPEDLVTTRVPALAKSGYTGATIRDLLDMRSGIRFSEAYLEKGSEIRALFEAVDFAPRTATSANGIKDFLMGLRREREHGGPFVYRSCETDVLAWICEATVGQPFSVIASEYVWSKIGAAHAAQVCQDRWGGSIADGAISTTLRDLTRFGEMIARGGTTADGERVLSRAWIDDIFTGEADSAQVFADSPSGRSYPGGMYRSQFWVPSASRDVVIGIGIHGQMLYIDRATQTVGVKLSSDPQPVSLAHQHGTLAMFEAIAEAVPEKNGSGPHPPVASESAEAPHPSTAPGGVSAAAVSTLVGGSPAAGYF; the protein is encoded by the coding sequence ATGGCAGATGGGAACACGACCCGGCCGTCCTCTACCGAAGCCACATCGGAAGCAGCCGTCGAACCACCAGCCGAGTCGCCCCCGCTGCCGCGTGCCGGCGACCTCACCTCGGCGAGTGAAGACTCCATCGTCGATCCCTCCGAGGCGATCCTCGAACACATCGATCTCGACTCCTGGAAGTGGCCGAAGTACTTCGCGTTCTCACTGACCCGCATGGAGGAGATCTTCCCGACCGGCGGCATCCCGCGCGGCATCGGACCGGTCCGCGACCTGGTGACCGAAGAGAACGACTTCCGTCCCCTGACCATCGACCGCGAGAAGTGGTCCGGCGCGGACGAGAGCTGGTCGACGGTCGGTGACGTTCTGGCCGATACCTTCACCGACGCCTGGCTCGTCTCCCGTAACGGCGTCGCTCTGGCAGAGGAATACGCCTGGCCGATGAAACCGGCCCGCCAGCACATGCTGTTCTCGATCAGCAAGTCCATCGTCTCCGCCGTCATCGGCGCACTCACCGACGCCGGCCATCTCTCACCGGAAGATCTGGTGACCACACGCGTACCGGCATTGGCCAAGAGCGGGTACACGGGCGCCACCATCCGCGACCTCCTCGACATGAGATCCGGCATCAGATTCTCCGAGGCATACCTCGAGAAGGGCTCCGAGATCCGAGCCCTGTTCGAAGCGGTCGATTTCGCACCGCGGACGGCCACCTCGGCGAACGGGATCAAAGACTTCCTCATGGGACTGAGACGCGAACGCGAGCACGGCGGGCCCTTCGTCTACCGCAGCTGCGAGACCGACGTCCTGGCCTGGATCTGCGAAGCAACAGTCGGACAGCCCTTCTCCGTCATCGCCAGCGAATACGTGTGGTCGAAGATCGGCGCGGCCCACGCCGCCCAGGTCTGCCAGGACCGCTGGGGCGGATCCATCGCCGACGGCGCCATCAGCACCACCCTGCGCGACCTGACCCGGTTCGGCGAGATGATCGCCCGCGGCGGCACCACCGCCGACGGAGAGCGCGTCCTGTCCCGCGCCTGGATCGACGACATCTTCACCGGAGAGGCCGATTCCGCTCAGGTCTTCGCCGACTCCCCGTCCGGGCGGTCCTACCCGGGCGGAATGTACCGCAGCCAGTTCTGGGTGCCCTCGGCCAGCCGCGACGTGGTCATCGGCATCGGCATCCACGGCCAGATGCTCTACATCGACCGCGCCACCCAAACCGTGGGCGTCAAGCTCTCCAGCGACCCCCAGCCGGTGAGCCTGGCCCACCAGCACGGCACCTTGGCCATGTTCGAAGCCATCGCCGAGGCGGTCCCCGAGAAGAATGGTTCCGGACCCCACCCGCCGGTGGCGTCCGAGTCCGCAGAGGCTCCGCACCCTTCGACAGCGCCCGGTGGCGTGTCGGCCGCTGCAGTGAGCACATTGGTCGGCGGGAGCCCGGCCGCCGGCTACTTCTGA
- a CDS encoding carboxymuconolactone decarboxylase family protein yields MTDFFDREGDGKYDKAYKETTPDILKAFGDFNNAVFAEDGREIPLKYRELIAYAVGLTTQCAYCIDAHSNAAVKAGATETELAETAWTASAIRAGGAFAHGRLGFKLTGAHDH; encoded by the coding sequence ATGACTGACTTCTTCGATCGCGAAGGCGACGGAAAGTACGACAAGGCCTACAAGGAGACCACTCCGGACATCCTCAAGGCCTTCGGCGATTTCAACAATGCCGTCTTCGCCGAGGACGGACGCGAGATCCCGCTCAAGTACCGTGAGCTCATCGCCTATGCCGTGGGACTGACGACCCAGTGCGCCTACTGCATCGACGCGCACTCGAACGCCGCGGTCAAGGCCGGTGCCACGGAGACCGAGCTGGCAGAGACCGCATGGACCGCCTCGGCGATCCGGGCCGGCGGAGCATTCGCCCACGGGCGCCTCGGCTTCAAGCTCACCGGAGCCCACGACCACTGA
- a CDS encoding GlxA family transcriptional regulator — MTEDSRASPRRTPRLQPHRILVLALGGVSAIDLGVPVQVFGRGSNAVSPGDAVHSSGILPGGTWPYSVEVCGAVPGLVAGADGLSYSVDVGLDALESADTIVIPGATSAVDEEPPAAVVGALLSAFERGTRIAAISTGTFVLARTGLLAGRRATTHWSTAKELARRYPSIEVDENVLFIDEGALLTSAGAASAIDLCLHLIRRDHGVGLSNQVARRLVAAAYRSAGQAQYVPRSVPDPLGEVFADTREWALQHLGESLTLTDLAANAGVSVRTFSRRFVDDTGYTPMQWVLRARVDLARELLENSDLGIEQIADQVGLGTGANLRMHFQRILSTSPNEYRHTFSG; from the coding sequence ATGACTGAGGACTCCCGAGCATCACCGCGCAGAACACCCCGCCTGCAGCCGCACCGCATTCTCGTGTTGGCACTGGGCGGGGTCTCTGCCATCGACCTCGGAGTTCCCGTCCAGGTCTTCGGTCGGGGGTCCAATGCTGTGAGTCCCGGCGATGCCGTCCACTCGAGCGGCATCCTCCCCGGCGGAACCTGGCCGTACTCGGTCGAGGTCTGCGGGGCGGTGCCGGGGCTGGTCGCCGGTGCCGACGGACTCTCCTACTCCGTCGACGTGGGACTCGATGCGCTGGAATCGGCCGACACGATCGTCATCCCCGGGGCCACTTCTGCGGTCGACGAGGAACCACCCGCGGCCGTCGTCGGCGCCCTGCTTTCCGCCTTCGAACGCGGTACCAGAATCGCAGCGATCTCGACCGGCACCTTCGTCCTCGCCCGGACGGGCCTGCTCGCGGGGCGGCGAGCCACGACACACTGGTCGACGGCGAAGGAGCTGGCTCGACGCTATCCCTCGATCGAGGTCGACGAGAACGTCCTGTTCATCGACGAGGGCGCGCTGCTGACCTCGGCGGGGGCCGCCTCGGCGATCGATCTCTGCCTGCACCTCATCCGCCGCGACCACGGTGTGGGGCTGTCCAACCAAGTGGCCCGCCGCTTGGTCGCCGCCGCTTACCGCAGCGCCGGGCAGGCCCAATACGTCCCGCGCAGCGTTCCCGACCCCTTGGGCGAGGTCTTCGCCGACACGAGGGAGTGGGCACTGCAGCACCTCGGCGAATCACTGACGCTGACGGATCTTGCCGCCAACGCCGGAGTCTCCGTGCGCACCTTCTCCAGGCGCTTCGTCGACGACACCGGCTACACCCCGATGCAGTGGGTGCTCAGGGCCCGCGTCGATCTGGCCAGGGAACTCCTCGAGAACAGCGACCTGGGGATCGAGCAGATCGCCGACCAGGTGGGGCTGGGCACCGGAGCGAATCTGCGGATGCACTTCCAGCGCATCCTCTCAACCTCTCCCAATGAGTATCGGCACACGTTCTCCGGCTGA
- a CDS encoding SDR family NAD(P)-dependent oxidoreductase, which translates to METGLAGKRAFVSGSTQGIGFAVAAACAAEGASVVINGRDEQRVENAVERIRAAVPDSDVSGIAADFADPQQVETLLEALTDVDVLVNNVGRFEVSPFSQARDAQWLEDFEVNVMSGVRLSRSLLDPMLAKGWGRIIFIGTESAVDVPGEMIRYGATKAAALALSNGLAKLTRGTAVTVNTVIGGPTYSTGVADTVEHIAAEQATSPEALKSALVRETSLIQRFIDPEEIANLVIYLASTKSSATNGAALRTDGGVLPTTL; encoded by the coding sequence ATGGAGACAGGTCTCGCCGGGAAGAGAGCATTCGTCAGCGGATCCACACAGGGCATCGGGTTCGCCGTTGCTGCGGCATGCGCGGCTGAAGGCGCCTCCGTGGTGATCAATGGGCGTGATGAGCAGCGAGTCGAGAACGCAGTCGAACGCATCCGCGCTGCCGTACCCGACAGCGACGTGTCGGGAATCGCAGCCGACTTCGCCGACCCACAGCAGGTCGAGACTCTCCTGGAGGCGCTGACAGATGTGGACGTGCTGGTCAACAATGTCGGGCGGTTCGAGGTCTCCCCCTTCTCGCAGGCGCGGGACGCACAGTGGCTGGAGGACTTCGAAGTCAATGTGATGAGCGGGGTCCGCCTCTCACGCAGCCTCCTCGACCCGATGCTCGCGAAAGGCTGGGGCCGCATCATCTTCATCGGCACCGAGTCCGCCGTCGATGTGCCGGGTGAGATGATCCGCTACGGGGCGACGAAGGCTGCCGCACTCGCGTTGAGCAACGGCCTTGCGAAGCTCACCCGCGGCACCGCTGTCACGGTCAATACCGTGATCGGCGGGCCGACCTATTCCACCGGCGTGGCAGACACGGTCGAGCACATCGCTGCCGAGCAGGCGACCTCGCCCGAGGCGCTGAAGTCCGCACTCGTGCGCGAGACCTCCCTCATCCAGCGCTTCATCGATCCCGAAGAGATCGCGAATCTGGTGATCTATCTGGCCAGCACGAAGTCTTCGGCCACCAATGGCGCGGCGCTTCGCACCGATGGCGGCGTCCTCCCCACCACACTGTGA
- a CDS encoding MarR family winged helix-turn-helix transcriptional regulator: protein MVDAESDDAFNSDELEVWSAVATLLEWLPAALDAQLQADSGLSHFEFGILFALSEAEGRALRMSELAGYANSTLSRLSRAVGRLERKHWVQRAPDSNDGRITVATLTDLGLDAVWAAQPGHVALVRRLVFDSLTRSQARALRESSRRVNAAIRDDGGWLPGGAGSSES, encoded by the coding sequence ATGGTCGATGCAGAGTCCGATGATGCGTTCAATTCCGATGAGCTCGAGGTCTGGTCGGCGGTGGCGACGCTTCTGGAATGGCTTCCCGCTGCGCTCGATGCGCAGCTGCAGGCCGATTCCGGGCTCAGCCACTTCGAGTTCGGTATCCTCTTCGCCCTGTCGGAGGCCGAGGGGCGCGCGCTGCGCATGAGCGAGCTGGCGGGATATGCCAACAGCACCCTCTCGCGACTCTCGCGCGCCGTCGGACGGCTTGAGCGCAAGCACTGGGTCCAACGAGCTCCGGATTCAAACGATGGGCGCATCACGGTCGCGACCTTGACCGACCTGGGGCTTGATGCCGTGTGGGCCGCGCAGCCCGGGCACGTCGCCCTTGTGCGTCGCCTCGTCTTCGATTCGCTGACGCGGTCCCAGGCGCGAGCGCTTCGCGAGAGCAGCCGGAGGGTCAATGCTGCGATCCGAGACGATGGCGGATGGCTCCCCGGTGGCGCGGGCTCGTCTGAGTCCTGA
- the gap gene encoding type I glyceraldehyde-3-phosphate dehydrogenase, translating into MTRIAINGFGRIGRSTLRALKERGSDLEVVAINDLGPVEDLARLLKFDTTLGRFGLPVEVSGDEIIIDGKPTKVLAEKNPENLPWSEMGVDIVLESTGRFTKADKARAHITAGAKKVLVSAPSKGADVTLAYGVNTEAYKPEHTIISNASCTTNALAPLAKVLDDLAGIEQGFMTTVHAYTGDQMVQDGPHKDPRRARAAAENIIPTSTGAAKAIGLVLPQLDGKLSGDAMRVPVPVGSIVEINTTVSREVTRDEVLDAYRTAADGELKGILEYETEPVVSSDIAGQTASSIFDSALTRVEGKRVKVVAWYDNEWGFSNRVVDNLEFIAQG; encoded by the coding sequence TTGACTCGCATCGCCATCAACGGTTTCGGTCGTATCGGACGCAGCACCCTGCGCGCTCTGAAGGAACGCGGCAGTGACCTCGAGGTGGTTGCCATCAACGACCTCGGCCCCGTCGAGGACCTTGCCAGACTGCTGAAGTTCGACACCACCCTCGGTCGCTTCGGGCTCCCCGTCGAGGTTTCCGGCGACGAGATCATCATCGACGGAAAGCCGACAAAGGTCCTCGCTGAGAAGAACCCCGAGAACCTGCCCTGGTCCGAGATGGGCGTCGACATCGTCCTCGAATCCACCGGCCGCTTCACCAAGGCGGACAAGGCGCGGGCACACATCACCGCCGGTGCGAAGAAGGTCCTCGTCTCCGCCCCGTCCAAGGGCGCAGACGTCACCTTGGCCTACGGTGTTAACACCGAGGCCTACAAGCCCGAGCACACCATCATCTCGAACGCCTCGTGCACCACGAACGCACTGGCCCCGCTGGCGAAGGTCCTCGACGACCTGGCCGGCATCGAACAGGGCTTCATGACCACCGTCCACGCCTACACCGGCGACCAGATGGTCCAGGACGGTCCACACAAGGATCCCCGTCGTGCCCGAGCCGCAGCGGAGAACATCATCCCCACATCGACAGGGGCCGCGAAGGCTATCGGCCTTGTGCTTCCGCAGCTCGACGGCAAGCTCAGCGGCGATGCCATGCGCGTGCCCGTGCCGGTCGGTTCCATCGTCGAGATCAACACCACCGTTTCCCGTGAGGTCACCCGCGACGAGGTGCTCGACGCCTACCGCACGGCCGCCGACGGGGAGCTCAAGGGCATCCTCGAGTACGAGACCGAGCCGGTCGTCTCCAGCGACATCGCGGGCCAGACAGCCTCCTCGATCTTCGACTCAGCGCTCACCCGCGTCGAGGGCAAACGGGTCAAGGTCGTCGCGTGGTATGACAACGAATGGGGCTTCTCCAACCGCGTCGTCGACAACCTGGAGTTCATCGCCCAGGGCTGA
- a CDS encoding XRE family transcriptional regulator, which produces MSNEQIFDGPLARAARALCRVSAKDVASKASVRKSELKNFEKGLEDLTEQQEHRVREALEEFGAWFVRDESHGGYGVRLKFNRAKVRAIERWEDEGGSHAEDDV; this is translated from the coding sequence ATGAGCAATGAACAGATCTTCGACGGCCCATTGGCTCGTGCGGCCCGTGCCCTGTGTCGCGTCTCCGCGAAGGATGTGGCGTCCAAGGCGAGTGTGCGGAAGTCCGAACTCAAGAATTTCGAAAAGGGGCTCGAGGACCTCACCGAGCAGCAGGAGCACCGCGTCCGAGAAGCGCTCGAGGAGTTCGGTGCCTGGTTCGTCCGCGACGAGTCGCACGGCGGCTACGGTGTGCGACTGAAGTTCAACCGCGCCAAGGTCCGTGCCATCGAGCGCTGGGAGGACGAAGGCGGTTCACACGCCGAAGACGACGTCTGA
- a CDS encoding bifunctional sugar phosphate isomerase/epimerase/4-hydroxyphenylpyruvate dioxygenase family protein, whose translation MRTSIATVCLSGTLEEKLRAAARAGFDGVEIFEQDLVVSPDSPEAIAQLARELDIGLDLYQPFRDFEGVDEDQFEKNLKRAESKFGLMARLGIDTMLLCSNVGTATISDDGIVVEQLRRLGDLAERYEVNIAYEALAWGRFVSEYDHAWDLVKAADHVRIGTCLDSFHILSRDTDLDRIAEIPGDKIFFLQLADAPALTMDVLSWSRHHRVFPGEGSWDLSDFLTRVAATGYAGPVSLEVFNDSFRQGDTNRTAVDGLRSLRWLEASIADRSASEARGPEGSDSTARLDLQPLPEVEEPRGINYVELSTDDLGVLTRQMHQLGFQFIGFHRSKPHVQLWLRGKARIIVTEVTDAANTTSAPVSGTFLRGIGFEVLDSEAAMDRAALLHAIEVPRDEAHDEEVLRGVFAPDGSEVFFHQLDRSRPAWIREFGHDHDEQVSHIDHVNLAQPSNHYDEAVLFYTSLLALHAQSSQDVPSPSGLVRSQVMSSSDGSVRMPLNVSPQPHAEAGAGRRSIGSAVEAYPEHVAVACEDIFDAAATALSRGLDFLPVPQNYYEDLDSRFDLDPEFLQRLQEHHVLYDRDARGEFLHFYTSTIGSVFFEMIERRGDYLGFGAPDAPVRLAAQHRRNAQWSS comes from the coding sequence ATGCGAACGTCGATAGCAACAGTGTGCCTGTCGGGAACCCTCGAGGAGAAGCTCCGGGCGGCGGCACGGGCAGGCTTCGACGGGGTCGAGATCTTCGAGCAGGATCTCGTCGTCTCCCCCGACTCGCCCGAGGCCATCGCCCAACTGGCGCGGGAGCTGGACATCGGGCTCGACCTGTACCAGCCTTTCCGGGACTTCGAAGGCGTCGACGAGGACCAGTTCGAGAAGAACCTCAAACGCGCGGAATCGAAGTTCGGGCTCATGGCCCGGCTCGGTATCGACACCATGCTCCTGTGCTCGAACGTCGGCACCGCCACCATCTCCGATGACGGCATCGTCGTCGAACAGCTGCGCCGCCTCGGCGACCTGGCCGAGCGATACGAGGTGAACATCGCCTATGAGGCCCTGGCCTGGGGCCGGTTCGTCTCCGAATACGACCATGCCTGGGACCTGGTGAAGGCCGCCGATCACGTCCGGATCGGAACCTGCCTCGACAGCTTCCACATCCTCTCTCGCGATACGGATCTGGATCGAATTGCGGAGATCCCCGGAGACAAGATCTTCTTCCTGCAGCTCGCCGATGCTCCGGCCCTGACTATGGACGTGCTCAGCTGGTCCCGCCACCACCGGGTGTTCCCCGGCGAGGGCTCCTGGGATCTCAGCGATTTTCTGACCAGGGTCGCGGCCACCGGCTACGCGGGACCGGTCTCGCTCGAGGTCTTCAACGATTCGTTCCGCCAGGGCGACACGAACAGGACGGCCGTCGACGGCCTGCGCTCCCTGCGCTGGCTCGAGGCGAGCATCGCCGATCGGTCTGCGTCCGAGGCTCGCGGCCCGGAGGGTTCGGACTCGACGGCCCGGCTCGATCTGCAGCCGCTGCCCGAGGTGGAGGAGCCCCGCGGAATCAACTATGTCGAGCTGAGCACCGACGATCTCGGTGTGCTCACCCGTCAGATGCACCAGCTCGGGTTCCAGTTCATCGGATTCCACCGGAGCAAACCTCACGTGCAGCTGTGGCTGCGGGGAAAGGCCCGCATCATCGTCACCGAGGTGACAGACGCTGCGAACACCACCTCGGCGCCGGTGAGTGGGACGTTCCTGCGCGGAATCGGATTCGAAGTCCTCGACTCCGAGGCAGCCATGGATCGCGCCGCACTTCTGCACGCGATCGAGGTCCCTCGCGATGAAGCACACGACGAAGAAGTGCTGCGAGGCGTGTTCGCCCCCGACGGCTCCGAGGTCTTCTTCCACCAGTTGGACCGAAGCAGACCGGCCTGGATCAGGGAGTTCGGACACGACCACGACGAGCAGGTCTCCCACATCGACCACGTGAACCTGGCTCAGCCCTCGAACCACTACGACGAGGCCGTCCTGTTCTACACCTCGCTCCTGGCGCTGCACGCCCAGTCCTCACAGGACGTGCCGAGCCCATCGGGCCTGGTCAGATCCCAGGTCATGTCGAGCAGCGACGGATCGGTTCGGATGCCGCTCAACGTCTCACCGCAGCCGCACGCCGAGGCCGGAGCCGGCCGACGCAGCATCGGCTCGGCGGTCGAGGCTTACCCGGAGCATGTGGCTGTGGCCTGCGAGGACATCTTCGACGCCGCCGCCACAGCGCTGTCGCGCGGGTTGGATTTCCTGCCTGTGCCGCAGAACTACTACGAGGACCTCGACTCCCGGTTCGACCTCGACCCGGAATTCCTGCAGCGTCTGCAGGAGCACCACGTCCTCTACGACCGGGACGCACGCGGGGAGTTCCTGCACTTCTACACCTCGACGATCGGTTCGGTCTTCTTCGAGATGATCGAGCGCCGAGGCGACTACCTCGGTTTCGGCGCACCCGACGCTCCCGTCCGGTTGGCTGCTCAGCATCGGAGGAACGCGCAATGGAGTTCGTAG
- a CDS encoding MFS transporter, translating into MINATEDARPAKTPLRAALSSWTGSALEYYDFAVYGTAAALVLNVLFFPDTTAPGLSILLAMGTVGVAYVVRPLGALIMGPLGDRFGRKFVLMLTLFLMGLSTFVVGCLPTYEQVGYLAPILLVLCRVIQGLSAAGEQASAISVSLEHSAETKRAWTTSWTLHGTQAGTLLATAVFIPFTTFLPEEALFSWGWRVPFWLSALVVLTAWLIRRGLDEPPAFKKAGNAHPPLKAVFRWHKAAVLRVAACAMVNTVNMVFTVWSLSFATSIVGLERSTMLLVSVIANAIALLAIPAAAILSDRLGRRPVFITGALGAGLMMFPYLGAVSSGSWTLIFICGAIMSGCAYSMANSIWPSFYAEMFPTTVRVTGVALGTQIGFAVSGGLAPVLASAVAGASGQNWVSVAGFTAGVCIFTALAAMTAKETKGLSLEEIDTVHTSRSR; encoded by the coding sequence ATGATCAACGCGACCGAAGACGCTCGTCCAGCCAAAACGCCGCTGCGGGCGGCGTTGTCGAGCTGGACAGGTTCTGCCCTCGAGTACTACGACTTCGCGGTCTACGGAACCGCCGCGGCGCTGGTGCTCAACGTGCTGTTCTTTCCGGACACCACCGCGCCGGGCCTGTCCATCCTCCTGGCGATGGGCACCGTCGGAGTCGCCTATGTCGTCCGACCGCTGGGCGCCCTGATCATGGGCCCGTTGGGCGACCGGTTCGGACGCAAGTTCGTCCTCATGCTCACCCTGTTCCTGATGGGGCTCTCGACCTTCGTCGTCGGCTGTCTGCCCACCTATGAACAGGTCGGCTACCTCGCGCCCATCCTCCTCGTCCTGTGCCGGGTGATCCAGGGTCTGTCTGCAGCCGGTGAGCAGGCGAGCGCGATCAGCGTCTCCCTCGAGCACTCGGCGGAGACCAAGCGCGCATGGACGACGAGCTGGACGCTGCACGGCACCCAGGCCGGAACCCTCCTGGCCACCGCCGTCTTCATCCCCTTCACCACCTTCCTGCCCGAAGAGGCCCTGTTCAGCTGGGGCTGGAGAGTGCCCTTCTGGCTCTCGGCCCTCGTGGTGCTGACCGCCTGGCTGATCCGCCGCGGCCTCGACGAACCGCCGGCCTTCAAGAAGGCCGGCAACGCACACCCGCCGCTGAAGGCAGTCTTCCGCTGGCACAAGGCCGCGGTCCTGCGCGTGGCGGCCTGCGCCATGGTCAACACGGTCAATATGGTCTTCACCGTCTGGTCGCTGTCGTTCGCGACCTCGATCGTCGGCCTCGAAAGGTCGACCATGCTGCTCGTCTCGGTCATCGCCAATGCCATCGCACTGCTCGCCATTCCTGCGGCCGCGATCCTCTCGGACAGGCTCGGCCGCAGACCGGTCTTCATCACCGGCGCCCTGGGCGCCGGCCTGATGATGTTCCCGTACCTGGGCGCGGTCTCGAGTGGAAGCTGGACGCTGATCTTCATCTGCGGAGCGATCATGTCCGGCTGCGCCTATTCGATGGCGAATTCCATCTGGCCCTCGTTCTACGCCGAGATGTTCCCCACGACGGTTCGCGTCACCGGCGTGGCCCTGGGCACACAGATCGGCTTCGCGGTCTCCGGCGGTCTCGCCCCCGTGCTGGCCTCGGCCGTCGCCGGAGCCTCGGGCCAGAACTGGGTGTCCGTGGCCGGGTTCACCGCCGGAGTCTGCATCTTCACGGCCCTGGCGGCGATGACGGCGAAGGAGACCAAGGGGCTCAGCCTCGAAGAGATCGACACAGTCCACACGTCACGCTCACGCTGA